The genomic interval AGGCTCTAATATATTATCTGAATCTGTGAGTGAACAAGCTGCTTCAATTCATGAGACGAGTGCTGCTATAAATGAAATAACAAGTATGGTTAATAGAACAGCTGAAAATGCAAAAGAATCGACTAATGTAGCGACAAGTGCATCTGCTAAAACAGAGTCAGGGCAAAAAACTATGCAAATGCTTGTAACCGCAATGGAGACGATACAAGAATCAAATAATGAATTACAGAATATTGCAGAAATTATTAATCAAATCAATACGAAAACAGCAGTAATAAATGACATAGTTTCTAAAACAGAACTGCTTTCTTTAAATGCTTCTATTGAATCTGCTAGAGCCGGTGAATATGGGAAAGGATTTGCAGTTGTGGCTGAGGAAGTAGGTAATTTAGCAAAAGTAAGTGGAAAATCTGCTCAAGATATTCAAGCTGTTATTACAACAAGCCAAGAACAAGTGAATAAAATTCTTGGACTTACAAAAGAAAGAGTAAACAGTGGAAAAAAAGTTACTGCTGAAGCCCAAGAGTCTTTTCATGAAATATCTGCTGATATCTCAAATATGGCAAGTGTAATCCAACAAATATCTGATGCAACACGAGAACAAGAAATTGGAATTAGGCAAATATCATTAGCAATGTCAAATATAGATAAAGCAACCCAGAAAAGTCAAACTGCAGTGAATTCTACCTCAGAATCTTCTTCCGATCTTATCAGCCAAAGTGAGAAATTAGATTCGACAGCAAATTATATTGGATTTCTTATAAAAGGAGAATCTTAAATTGATAAAATATTTAAAAAATAGAAAAGTTATCGATACTCATATTTATAATTAAAAAATTAATAAGGGTTTTTAATATGACAAAGAAAAGTTTATATAAAAGTCACTATATATATTATGGTTTTTTTCTTATTTTATCAATTTTTTCGATAATATTATTTATTTATTTAAATAATAAAATCCAATATTATTCAAATGAAAG from Fluviispira vulneris carries:
- a CDS encoding methyl-accepting chemotaxis protein encodes the protein MSCIIGSSIFIAILIFNIIRNTTGSLSIAFENLKNQSVSTAEIASSLKKGSNILSESVSEQAASIHETSAAINEITSMVNRTAENAKESTNVATSASAKTESGQKTMQMLVTAMETIQESNNELQNIAEIINQINTKTAVINDIVSKTELLSLNASIESARAGEYGKGFAVVAEEVGNLAKVSGKSAQDIQAVITTSQEQVNKILGLTKERVNSGKKVTAEAQESFHEISADISNMASVIQQISDATREQEIGIRQISLAMSNIDKATQKSQTAVNSTSESSSDLISQSEKLDSTANYIGFLIKGES